In Vanrija pseudolonga chromosome 4, complete sequence, a single window of DNA contains:
- the SPCC1494.01_0 gene encoding UPF0676 protein yields MPVAVPLSSYEHVPETKEALDWADLPTIDLSLNATEKGRAQLADTLIEALRTKGFFYVTNFGISQAEVDSQFAIGEQFYTLPLEEKLRYVPDLENGEYNGYRPAGRRVLSSGVQDKIEVYNIPKPEVPQSFPPLIEGHLPEIRAFQEKLHERVLHPLLTLLASALELPADTLTNLHQWDKRAEDHLRYMKYSRYDAAEYEKLEAGDGLYVTGHTDLGSLTLLFRQPVAGLQIRDHETGSWKWAKPLDASLTVNACDALSFLTGGYVRSTIHRVHVPPKDQRDVDRLGLLYFARPNQGVVLKTLDSPVLAREGFTANEFERAGKPAPTIDEFTVAKQAWQQSKSTVFRAKEGQEILSGFKGQYYD; encoded by the exons atgcccgtcgccgtcccccTGTCAAGCTACGAGCACGtccccgagaccaaggaggcGCTCGACTGGGCCGACT TGCCCACGATCGACCTCTCGCTCAATGCCACCGAGAAAGGCCGCGCACAGCTCGCAGACACCCTCATCGAGGCCCTCCGCACCAAGGGCTTCTTCTACGTCACCAACTTTGGCATCtcgcaggccgaggtcgacagcCAGTTCGCTATCGGCGAGCAGTTCTACACCCTCCCGCTTGAGGAGAAGCTGCGCTACGTGCCCGACCTCGAGAACGGCGAGTACAATGGCTACCGGCCTGCGGGGCGGCGTGTGCTCAGCTCCGGCGTGCAGGACAAGATCGAGGTGTACAACATTCCCA AGCCCGAAGTCCCCCAGTCCTTCCCTCCCCTCATCGAAGGCCACCTGCCCGAGATCCGCGCGTTCCAGGAGAAGCTGCACGAGCGCGTACTCCACCCGCTCCTGACGCTACTCGCTtccgccctcgagctgccAGCCGACACGCTCACCAACCTGCATCAGTGGGACAAGCGGGCCGAGGACCACCTCCGGTACATGAAGTACAGCCGGTACGATGCGGCGGAGtacgagaagctcgaggccggcgacgggctgTACGTGACCGGGCACACCGACCTGGGCTCTCTCACGCTCCTCTTCCGGCAGCCGGTGGCGGGGTTGCAGATCCGGGACCACGAGACAGGCTCGTGGAAGTGGGCCAAGCCTCTCGACGCGAGTCTGACAGTCAATGCATGCGACGCGCTGTCGTTCCTCACGGGCGGATACGTCCGCAGCACCATCCACCGCGTGCATGTCCCGCCGAAGGAccagcgcgacgtcgaccgactcggactGCTGTACTTTGCCCGTCCGAACCAGGGTGTCGtgctcaagacgctcgacaGCCCCGTGCTCGCCCGCGAGGGGTTCACGGCCAACGAGTTTGAGCGCGCGGGCAAGCCGGCACCCACGATCGACGAGTTCACCGTTGCCAAGCAGGCATGGCAGCAGAGTAAGAGCACCGTGTTCCGCGCCAAGGAGGGCCAGGAGATCCTCTCGGGCTTCAAGGGCCAGTACTATGACTAG